Proteins co-encoded in one Ictalurus furcatus strain D&B chromosome 9, Billie_1.0, whole genome shotgun sequence genomic window:
- the si:ch211-195b21.5 gene encoding zinc finger protein 318, protein MHRRPNPDYHQAPVPPPRYGPSAASGAGPPFPGPFNRPNFPPHFPNPVSYPRSIPPPGFQSFSTEPHYQATAPPAQFPAGWTLHQDDLQSLEVKKKAEEFLRILEAKDRLKPSSESGDKGSRRPSADGEAERRSVEKHSRGRSRSKSRSRSRGRSRGKSRARSRGRSRARSRSRSRSRGKSRTRAKSRPRSRSRSHSRSRGRSLARSKSQPRPHKDSQHSVKEAAAPSVSTRVPDLFQNLKQVLQSKELEKHLTMVKNTFMISQTQEDTRIKQEPQPAPSQNLPEHPRKSCEPEQAVDFYPNSVLPHERVGGGDGALPRILSWNDPGQKPEAFPNRCVFHSIEDEEAFLYGDEDGRKKPQAVTVPLAQSRPAENQISSPYLSKPPILQEPKGQAVTSRRPLTPDVSAEERERVKNLLKTIGLNLSQADISKMATRLKQKQEEQRGASSNTALRATLETLLNRGKVQKSDDSRSNRSDSSQSHRDTEHRDKSDEREKERREKQIQKKRKEYLVKELEGLLKHEGSGDLIPVIGFFCQRCEEFFGDLNSAEGHKHTNTHQDQQIKDSKRQREHKPAECRDRDERSAERKRPRRDTSPRRTEDKSRVQETKARKEDDAQSSNTAKKKKKKEKKKKKEKKKEKKKKNKAEEN, encoded by the exons ATGCACCGCAGGCCGAACCCGGATTATCACCAGGCTCCTGTCCCCCCTCCCCGGTATGGACCTTCAGCTGCTTCCGGTGCCGGTCCTCCGTTTCCAGGCCCGTTTAACAGACCGAATTTCCCTCCGCATTTCCCGAACCCCGTGTCTTACCCCAGATCGATTCCTCCTCCGGGATTTCAGAGCTTCAGCACCGAGCCGCATTACCAG gcaACAGCTCCTCCAGCACAGTTTCCTGCAGGATGGACACTTCACCAGGATGATCTGCAGAGTCTGGAGGTGAA GAAGAAAGCTGAAGAATTCCTGCGCATCCTGGAAGCTAAAGATCGGCTCAAACCTTCCAGCGAATCGGGAGACAAAGGCTCGAGACGCCCGAGCGCAGACGGCGAAGCCGAGAGACGCAGCGTAGAGAAGCACTCGAGAGGGCGGAGCCGGAGTAAGAGCAGGAGCCGGAGTCGAGGGAGGAGCCGGGGGAAGAGCCGAGCTCGCAGTCGAGGAAGGAGCCGAGCTCGGAGcaggagcaggagcaggagTCGGGGGAAAAGCCGCACCAGAGCGAAGAGCCGGCCTCGGAGTCGCAGTCGCAGTCACAGTCGCAGCCGGGGGAGGAGCTTAGCGAGGAGTAAAAGCCAGCCTCGGCCCCATAAAGACTCTCAGCACAGCGTTAAAGAGGCAGCGGCTCCGTCCGTTAGCACCAGAGTACCGGACCTCTTCCAGAACCTCAAACAGGTTCTACAGAGCAAAGAGCTGGAGAAACACCTCACTATGGTGAAAAACACCTTCATGATCAGCCAG ACCCAGGAAGACACGAGGATAAAGCAGGAACCTCAGCCTGCACCTTCACAGAATCTTCCAGAACATCCGAGGAAGTCGTGTGAACCCGAACAAGCCGTTGACTTTTACCCGAACTCCGTACTTCCTCACGAGCGAGTGGGCGGAGGCGACGGCGCCTTACCTCGAATCTTATCGTGGAACGATCCGGGACAAAAACCGGAAGCGTTCCCGAATAGATGCGTCTTCCACAGCATCGAAGACGAGGAGGCGTTTCTCTACGGAGACGAAGACGGGAGGAAGAAACCCCAAGCCGTCACTGTCCCCCTCGCCCAATCTAGACCTGCCGAAAATCAGATCTCGTCTCCCTATCTCTCCAAACCACCCATCCTCCAGGAGCCCAAAGGCCAGGCCGTGACCTCCAGGCGACCCCTGACACCGGACGTGTCCGCGGAGGAGCGTGAGAGGGTAAAGAACCTGCTAAAGACCATCGGGCTGAACCTGAGCCAGGCCGACATCAGCAAGATGGCCACCAGACTGAAGCAGAAGCAGGAGGAGCAAAGAGGAGCGAGCTCGAACACGGCTCTCCGAGCGACGCTGGAGACACTGCTGAACCGCGGGAAAG TGCAGAAGTCTGATGACAGTCGGAGTAATCGGTCTGACAGCAGTCAGTCGCACAGAGACACCGAGCACAGAGACAAG AGCGACGAGAGGGAGAAGGAGCGGAGAGAGAAGCAGATccagaagaagaggaaggagtACCTGGTGAAGGAGCTGGAGGGACTGCTCAAGCACGAAG GTTCGGGCGATCTGATCCCTGTGATCGGCTTCTTCTGTCAGCGCTGTGAGGAGTTTTTCGGGGACCTGAACAGCGCAGAgggacacaaacacaccaacacacaccag GATCAGCAGATTAAAGACAGTAAGAGGCAGCGAGAGCACAAGCCCGCGGAGTGCCGAGACCGAGACGAGCGAAGCGCCGAGAGGAAACGACCGAGACGAGACACAAGCCCTCGCAGGACCGAGGACAAGTCCAGAGTCCAGGAGACGAAAGCCAGGAAAGAGGACGACGCCCAGTCGAGTAACACCgccaagaagaaaaagaagaaagagaagaagaaaaagaaggagaaaaagaaagagaagaagaaaaagaacaaggCTGAGGAAAATTAG